A genomic window from Planococcus rifietoensis includes:
- a CDS encoding dihydrofolate reductase family protein, which produces MAERKVICYIAQSLDGYIADPEETLDWLLDVEMDGDAGYGQFIETVDTILLGRRTYEWVVSHESGEFPYVDQRSYVFTSHPKENEGQITFTSEDPASIVKKLKQQPGGTIWPVGGSLLLERLLQEDLVDEFIISIAPVTLGDGIPLFQKAQRQLGFTLENVGKDGQVAQLHYSRRRK; this is translated from the coding sequence ATGGCTGAACGGAAAGTCATTTGTTATATCGCGCAAAGTTTGGACGGTTATATCGCTGATCCCGAAGAGACGTTGGACTGGCTATTGGATGTGGAAATGGATGGAGATGCGGGGTATGGGCAATTCATCGAAACGGTCGATACCATTCTGCTCGGCAGGCGCACCTATGAATGGGTGGTCTCACATGAAAGTGGGGAATTTCCTTACGTCGATCAGCGCTCCTATGTATTCACCAGCCATCCGAAAGAAAACGAGGGCCAGATCACCTTTACTTCGGAAGACCCAGCTAGCATCGTGAAAAAATTGAAGCAGCAACCCGGCGGAACCATCTGGCCAGTCGGCGGCAGCTTGCTGCTGGAGCGCCTGTTGCAAGAAGACCTGGTCGATGAATTCATCATTTCCATTGCACCAGTAACACTTGGCGACGGTATCCCCTTATTTCAAAAAGCACAGCGCCAACTTGGTTTCACTTTGGAAAATGTGGGGAAAGACGGTCAAGTTGCGCAATTGCATTACTCGAGACGAAGAAAGTGA
- a CDS encoding cell wall hydrolase produces the protein MKTIKVLLFSLATIFFLTFSYSAVSAHAPDLHEGVSGSEVTELQAKLQKLGYFHLAPTGYYGSITKDAVVQFQRDFGVKATGFTGPLTREKMKQVDMMARTVHGEARGEIFEGKVAVAAVIMNRVQSRVFPSSTYGVIFQRNAFTAVNDGQYWLTPNASAYRAVREAAKGWDPSSGATYYYNPVTATDQWIFTRSTIKKIGKHVFAR, from the coding sequence ATGAAAACAATTAAAGTGCTCTTATTCAGTTTAGCAACGATTTTCTTTCTAACATTTTCATATTCAGCAGTTTCCGCCCATGCGCCTGATCTACACGAAGGCGTTTCCGGAAGCGAAGTTACAGAACTACAAGCGAAGCTTCAAAAACTCGGTTATTTCCACCTCGCACCGACTGGCTATTATGGCTCGATCACAAAAGATGCCGTAGTGCAGTTCCAACGTGATTTCGGCGTAAAAGCGACTGGCTTTACCGGCCCGTTGACACGCGAAAAGATGAAGCAAGTCGACATGATGGCACGCACTGTCCACGGCGAAGCCCGCGGTGAAATATTCGAAGGAAAAGTCGCGGTAGCGGCAGTCATTATGAACCGTGTGCAATCCCGCGTGTTCCCGAGCAGTACATATGGCGTCATTTTCCAGCGCAACGCTTTCACAGCAGTGAATGACGGGCAATACTGGCTGACGCCAAACGCTTCCGCTTACCGTGCTGTACGGGAAGCGGCGAAAGGCTGGGATCCATCTTCCGGCGCGACATATTATTACAACCCGGTCACGGCAACTGACCAGTGGATCTTTACTCGTTCGACCATCAAGAAAATCGGCAAGCATGTCTTTGCCAGATAA
- a CDS encoding carbohydrate ABC transporter permease produces MLFRKFSLLIYALLILIPLVVVLLTSVKTLQETFRDPLGLPDGGFKFDNYVAIFQEQTMAGYFLNSTIVTLFSVSFTLLLAAMVAFGITRMNNWIGNVLFAVFTLGMMVPAQVIMVPLYSLMLDLGLTNSLLGLILVNISSTLPIAVFILTGFMKTLPKELFEASTIDGAGNWKMFTKVAIPLSLPSLSATAIFLFVMHWNDLLYPLLFITDNAYKTLPLALLEFQGQYSTNYPMLFTGVIIASAPMVVAYVFLQRYFVAGITAGAVKG; encoded by the coding sequence TTGCTGTTCAGGAAATTCTCACTGCTCATCTATGCGCTGCTGATCCTGATTCCGTTAGTGGTCGTCCTGTTGACGTCCGTCAAAACACTTCAGGAAACATTCCGCGACCCGCTCGGCTTGCCAGACGGCGGCTTTAAATTCGATAATTATGTCGCGATATTCCAGGAACAAACGATGGCGGGCTATTTTCTCAATAGCACCATCGTCACCTTGTTCTCGGTGTCGTTCACTTTGCTGCTCGCCGCGATGGTTGCATTTGGCATTACGCGCATGAATAACTGGATCGGCAATGTGCTGTTCGCCGTATTCACGCTTGGCATGATGGTACCCGCACAAGTTATCATGGTGCCGCTGTATTCGCTCATGCTGGATTTGGGGCTGACGAATAGCCTTCTTGGGCTGATTCTCGTCAACATTTCCTCGACCTTGCCGATTGCTGTTTTCATCCTGACCGGCTTTATGAAAACTTTGCCGAAAGAATTGTTTGAAGCATCGACAATCGACGGGGCCGGCAATTGGAAGATGTTCACGAAAGTGGCGATTCCACTATCCTTGCCTTCCCTCTCGGCTACCGCGATTTTCCTGTTCGTCATGCACTGGAACGACCTTTTGTACCCGCTCCTATTCATCACAGACAATGCCTACAAAACCTTGCCACTCGCACTTCTTGAGTTCCAAGGGCAATATTCCACCAATTATCCGATGCTGTTCACAGGCGTCATCATCGCCTCAGCGCCGATGGTCGTGGCCTACGTCTTCTTGCAACGCTACTTCGTCGCAGGCATCACAGCCGGCGCCGTCAAAGGATAA